The sequence below is a genomic window from Harpia harpyja isolate bHarHar1 chromosome 3, bHarHar1 primary haplotype, whole genome shotgun sequence.
TTCCACTTGGTGACTTAATTCATGCATTCACCATACTACAGGAAAAGTTACAGAATAGAGAGGTGTGGCTTACCCCAGTCTTTCACCAAATTATTTGACATATAAAGAACCTTCAGCTTCTTCATCACACGGATACCCCTCAGTTTCTCAATGAAGTTGTATGAGATCCACAGCTCCTCTAAAGTATCTGCAACTGCCTCCTGGAAAATGACAGGACTACTCAGGTAAGCGGAAGTATATCTTCCTTATTCTTCAGACTCTTTCTTCACCCCCTGCAGGTCACCTCATGTGAGAAAATACTAAGGCGTAtatcttcatttccttttaagCAGGTCCCTAATTATGCATGAGAAGTACTCAGGGGAATTAAGAGCAAAGGATCTGAAATATATTTAGGAGGACAGAAATCACAATCTTAGAATAAGACAAGGAATAGCTGGCTAGAGTAGTTGTTCTTAAGGCATTGGGGCAGAGGAGACAAATTTGGCTGCTTGTGCACTGCAACATACCTGAAGTGAATGCAATTTAACAACTACTTTAGAAGGGGGTTTATGCAATACACGGGAATGATTCATTTCAGGTGCATGTATGTTTGTATCTGTTGGCCAGAAGTTGCATTCATAATTCTCTCAAAAGAGAGGTTTTTAAACCAGCCGTTACACATTGACTCTGCAATTCACACTTAAGAGATACGGCATCTCTGAAGGTGGGAATAGCTTTGAAGAGAAACATTCTGCGGGAGAAACATACAGCATCtcttgaggaagaaaagaatttctatattcatttttaaaaagttgattgAAAAAAAGTTCTGCCCTTAACTGAAATGTAACAAAATCGATGCAATTTTTTCCTCAACAAATTTTCCCCTACCTGGTAGACTTAGTCCTGCCACCATCTCCTCCCCTAAAGCCATATTGCTCCGGGTGACAGTTAACATAAAAAGGACAGACTCTCATGAAGTGTGTGTTCACAGGACTGCCAATATTTGTAGTAAAGAAGCATAAACTAAGTATCTTCAGGTAGAAAATTCCTCATGCAAGAAGTCTGTAGGAATTATTTTCACGTAAAGCCAGTGGAATTTAGAGAGCTTTACAGACAGACAgcagttttcaaataaaagttcTGCTTATATTTATCAAAGACAACAAAATCTCTCTTTCTAAAATCCTTTTATGTAGTAAATTAACCCTGAAGAAGGTCCAAACATGAAgcatgtttaaacaaaaaaaagagaaagactatCTGAAAATTCAGAAGCAACATGTAAGAGGGTGAACAGATCAtagtgaaaggagaaaataaatggttAGGCAATAACATAAATTCAGCAAAGACTTTTATGAACATAGGGAAATTATCTCGCATTCTAGACAGTACTCCATTTTGTTAGCATAGAATTGATACTAAGAAGCGCATACCAATCCATTCAAGTTCTTTATGTTATTTCTTCCCAAAGACAGAATCCTCAAATTTTCTGTAATAGATAAAAGAAAGTTTCTTGTTaataaatggggtttttttaaatataagaaaatgcTGTAAGTCAGGTAAAACGCCATATTCTACGTACAAACAAACTGCACTCTGAACAGGCTGCTTTAAGAGAGAATCACctaacagaaacaaaacctcCTGTCCTACACAGATCAGGAATGGATGCGGTGGACAGCTCAGAAACACGCTCATGAATACAAAGCTGCTCAGGCTACCTAGCTGAAATTCAGTCCAGataaatactaaattaaaaaaaaaaatattatttcaccTTGCACCTGAACTCTTAACTGCTAACTTGCCAGTTTTGATCTTACATAGTTCATACCCCTTCTTCTCCAGGCAAAAGTTCCAATCTTATTTTAAGGCAGCAGATTTGATTTCTAAAATAGAGGCAGCTTATAAAGCTGCCTTACAGAAGTCTGATGAGAGACATTTCAACTTAGAGAGCAAGGGCTGCAGCTCCGGCTGGGGGTCTGCACCACCTACCCCAGCGGTGGCCGATGCCTCCGTCCAGACGGAGCTGCgggagggagaggctgcagtgcagacctcCGACTGCAGGAAGGGCCgggacctttctcctggggcagggacaggcagcggAGCTGCCGGCAAACCCTGTGCCCAGGTGGACGACCTCCTGCCGCAGgcggctgagctgcaggaggcggtGAGGAGGCTGCGTAGCATCAGGGAGGCTGAGGAGGAGTTGGATAGCTGGTTCCAAGCGCGCTCTGCAGCGGACCCAGAGCCCACAAACAGCCAAAACCTCCCCCACTGGCACACACAGAAGGGAGGGGGGCCAATCACGCAGAAGAATGgaagaggtgctatgctggacctcgttctcaccaacaaggaggggctggtggggaatgtgaagctcaagggcagacttggctgcagtgaccatgaaatgctgGAGTTCAAGATCtatagggcagcgaggagggcgccCAGCAAGCTCACTAGCccagacttcaggagagcagacttgggcctcttcagggatctgcttggtaaaGTACCacgggataaagccctggagggaagaggggcccaagaaagctggtcaatattcaaggatcacctcctccaagctcaggagcgatgcatcccaacaaagaggaagtcaggcaaaaatgccaggaggcctgcatggatgaacaaggagctcctggacaaactcaaacacgaAAAGGAAGGCTACAGAGGGtgaaagcaaggacaggtagcctgggaggaatacagagaaattgtctgagcagccagggatcaggttaggaaagctaaagccctgatagaattaaatctggccagggacatcaagggcaacaggAAAAGCTTCTATAagtacatcggtgataaaaggaagactagggaaaatgtgggccctctccagaaggaaacgggagacctggttacctgggatatggagaaggctgaggtactcaacttttttgcctcagtcttcaccggcaagggctccagccacactgcccaagttgcagaaggcaaaggcagggaccgGGAGAatgaagatcaggttcgagaccatctaaggaatctgaaggtgcacaagtccatgggacctgatgagatgcatccgcaggtcctgagggaactggcagttAAGcaactatccatcatatttgagaagtcgtggcactccggtgaagttcccactgactggaaaaggggaaacataagcccaatttttaaaaagggaaaaaagaaagactggaggaaccacaggccagtcagtctcacctctgtgcccagcaagatcatggagcagatcctcctggaaactatgctaaggcacatggaaaataaggaggcgattggtgacagccaacatggcttcactaagggcaaattgtgcctgacaaatttggtggccttctacaacgggtTTACAGCATTGGCGgagaagggaagagcaactgacgtcatctacctgaacttgtgcaaagcatttgacactgttcTGCATGATATCCTTGTCtcaaattggagagacatggatttgacggatggaccactaaagctagatgatcttaaaggttccttccaacccaaaccattctatgattctatgattagtcTAGCACCCAGACAAAACTCCTTTCCAAGTTCTTGCTGGGGTTTACTGTGATACTAGTGTAACTCAAAGCTATcaaaaaataactggttttgtgtaactaattttaatttttcacacAAGCTTTCTTGCAGATGTAAATAAGCAAACTGAGTTGCAGCATGTAGCTGAGTTACCTTTGGACCCATACCTTTCATTAATGTTTTATCACTTCTTAACTACATTAAGGATGAAATACTTCatgattttgttttgctcttgtaTGCATAATGATTGAAAATACATGGTACAATAATTAACGGCAAGACTAATGAAAGTTCCAGCCAAGTAGCAACAGATACTCCACAGACAGCACACGTAGTGGCTAGAGATTGCTACGGATGAAGATTCAAGGCTGATCTAGAATAGACAGTTGTATGTTCTGTCTCAAGAAATGCAGGGATGAAACCACACCTGGTAAAACCACACCTGGCAAATATTCTTAAACAGgaagattaatttttattaaaaagttgaGGTACAACGAGAGTTCTTTTTCGTTTTAAACACAACAGCTTAACACATGACCATGCTCAAAAAAATGAAGAATCATAACCAGTAAGTCTAAAGCTTACTACAGCTAATACTCTCTAGAATATCCCTAAGGATCCCCATCCACAGGGGAGAGTGCTGGGAGATGGCCTTTTGGTCTAGCCAGCTATTCTCTCTGTAACTGTCATTTATAAACTATAAGTTTGCACTAGCTTTTGAAATTTGTAAGAAATGAAAGGATACTTACAAACACAAAAATGACAGATTGTTTAAAAAGCCATGCCTTAAAATTGTTTCTAACCGCTGTTACTGTTTTTCATTACTCTTGTTCTGAGATATTctatattttaaaggaagaaagatctCCCTTATGGAACATTTACattctttaaaacacaaaactaaCACTTGTTTCTGTCATCTAAAACATCTTCCTCACATGTACGGATACAGGGGTGCGATCCTTTACACAGAATTATCTACTTGACATAGCTACAATATCAGGTATATACATTAATAGTAATCTTTTCCATCTGAAAAGAGTGTAGATGCTTAAAAAGATTTCTTAGCTTCCTCTCTGCGATAAGTAAAAGCAAGTATGTAATAATTAGTGGCTTGTTTTTCATAGCTATAAgcactgctttctctctctttcacagaATCCAATAGAGATGGTGAGTTCCTCATATTCTGTAGCTTTAAGAGACAGACCACATAGTTCTAGTTTGTCTGCCTTTAGGACCAAATATTTGGTACAGACTGGATGTTTTAATtctacattttattaaaaaaaatacttaagatgCTTTAAAGACTTTTAATGTTTTATCCCACTCAAAATTTCACTTTTATATATAACTGTCTAATTATTTTTTGCTTATGATAGAGTTACTCAAATTGAAATATTACAGTACAGTTATTTGGAAAGACtactggaatattttttccctgaTTAGTATTTGCAAATTTGTTGAAGTCCAAGCAtattatgaaaacaaataagTCCATCAAGCTCCTTGACAGCCCCATTGGTGTGTAGTTGGAAAGGATGGGATTCCAGGTTCCTTGTCTGTCTGCCTGGCAATTTGATGGGGACAGAAAAGCCTGGAGGGTCCAGCCCAAAACCTGCAGCTCTTTGCCAGCTTCATGCCACAGAGTCAAAGTCTTGACCATTAGTCAGACCATTAAGACTTCTGTCCCAAAGTCAGTAACCCAATGAGTTTCAAGGTTTCATGGACAGGTGCCCAAGAAATAAAAGTTCAGTTACACTTCTAGACAGATGGCACACCCCTTTCAAgtacaaacaaaatcaaaccaagTATATTCAGTCCTCTGCAAAGTGGAACGACATTTTTCCATCCAGGTCTACAACACTCCAACCTCACTCCAACCAATACTGCAATTACGGAGTTGTTGAACTGCAGACTATCTCCATCGTGAGGGTGGAAATTGGTCATTACATCACTCTAGAACCGATTAGGTGTTGAACATCACAACTAGGCCCACTGGAGGGtacaaaaatgctttctgaatggatttgttgttgttgttaaaccTGCACAGTGAGACAACTGCCAAGGCTATTGCAGGGATACATGCTTTAATACACCATTACTGCTAAACATGCATTCTCCAGTAAGACTAACAATTTTAAGGGTCATTTGTAATTTTCTAtgaggaaggaattaaaaaggaTAAGAATAGGTATAGAGATAGAACATATAACAAATTATGGTATATGTCCTATCCAAGCAACTACAAAACAAACATAATCAATCACTGGCTTGTCACTTACTTAGGCTGTTCAAGTTGGCGATTCTTTCAATGCAGTTTGTAGACAGCGAtagtttcctttaaaagcaagaataatCAATTCACAGCATACAAGGGATCACTATAGCAGAAGAGTTCCACGTCCAAACACTATTGCATCAGAAATAATTGTCTATTCTTCTCTTACTAGATGGTGAACTAAC
It includes:
- the LOC128139616 gene encoding dynein axonemal light chain 1-like isoform X5 — translated: MDESLSTLVNCEKLSLSTNCIERIANLNSLKNLRILSLGRNNIKNLNGLEAVADTLEELWISYNFIEKLRGIRVMKKLKVLYMSNNLVKDWAEFVRLAELPLLEDLVFVGNPLQEKYASDQKNNWIEEATKRVPKLKKLDGTLVIKQEEDEEGAN